GTAAGCTTAAAGCTGTAAGCGGAAAGAAGAGAAAAATGAGCAAAATAAAAAGCTGTTTGATTTATATCACGACCAAAGACAAAGCTGAAGCGAAAAGGATCGGCTTAGCCTTGGTTAAAAACCGTCTGGCGGCTGGGGTCAATATTATTGATAGGATCGAATCGATCTACTGGTGGGAGGGGAAAGTTCAGAACGGGTCAGAGGCGCTGTTGATCGCTAAAACAAAAGAATCTGCCGTTCCCGCTTTAATCGAAAAAGTTAAAAGCCTGCATAGCTATAAAGTGCCGTGTATTGTCAGCCTGCCGATCAACGAAGCAAACCCCGATTTTCTAAAGTGGATCGAAGCCGAAACCGCCTAGGTCCTGTGCGTGATATCCAGGTCGAGGTTCTTGAGCGATTCTTCTTCCCCGAACATAATGAGAACGTCGTCTTTTTTGATCGGCGTGCTCCACGATGGCATAACCAGGTTTTCGGTCCCGCGGCGGATCGCCAGGATGGTGATGGCGTATTTATTGCGCAAATCTAGTTCCGATAGGGTCTTATTCACCCAGCGGTCAAGCGCTTTGGCCCCGACGATCTTGACTTTCTCTCCAAGGTCGAAATAATCGAGGACCCCCTGGCTGGTCAAAACGTTGACCAGTTTGATCGCGGTATCCTGCTCCGGGAAAATGATCTGGTCGGCCCCGAGCTTTTGCAGGATCTGGCCGTGGACGGTGTTGTTGGCTTTACAGATGACCTGGGGAATTTTCAGGCTTTTGCAGATCTGGGTGGCGATGATGTTGCTTTCCATGTGGGTGCTTTCGGCGATGATGACGGTGTCGCAATCGGAGACCCCGGCTTCTTTCAGCGCCCCGTCATCGGT
This window of the Candidatus Margulisiibacteriota bacterium genome carries:
- a CDS encoding TrkA family potassium uptake protein — translated: MKKRQFAVLGLGRFGSKVARELYYKGQEVIAIDKDEIKIQNIKDEVTHAYVGDITDDGALKEAGVSDCDTVIIAESTHMESNIIATQICKSLKIPQVICKANNTVHGQILQKLGADQIIFPEQDTAIKLVNVLTSQGVLDYFDLGEKVKIVGAKALDRWVNKTLSELDLRNKYAITILAIRRGTENLVMPSWSTPIKKDDVLIMFGEEESLKNLDLDITHRT
- the cutA gene encoding divalent-cation tolerance protein CutA; this encodes MSKIKSCLIYITTKDKAEAKRIGLALVKNRLAAGVNIIDRIESIYWWEGKVQNGSEALLIAKTKESAVPALIEKVKSLHSYKVPCIVSLPINEANPDFLKWIEAETA